In the Corynebacterium suedekumii genome, one interval contains:
- the wecC gene encoding UDP-N-acetyl-D-mannosamine dehydrogenase has translation MTTASVTFVGLGYIGLPTAVVMANHGVNVTGVDIKAESVDKINQGCVTIVEPGLETGLKQALESGNFRATTEMVRSENFIIAVPTPFNDDMSVDMKYIYSAAESIAPTLQGGELIVLESTSPPTTTEKMAERILKLRSDLAADGSHNPQSKPVIYFAHCPERILPGNAMEELLTNDRIIGGVTQEATQRAQRLYSTFCSGKLLATNATTAEMAKLTENSFRDVNIAFANELSLICDHLDINVWELIDLANHHPRVNILQPGPGVGGHCIAVDPWFIVSTDPIHSKLIKTARLVNDSKPKYVIDKVASAIEGLEDPRVAALGLAFKANIDDLRESPSLEIVKELAFRNPKAQVSVVEPNISVLPDSLSLLRNLTLTSLEEAIKESDIVVVLVDHKEFLEYKTDLSGKVLVDTKGIWGESTLPIGNR, from the coding sequence TTGACCACAGCATCGGTTACCTTCGTCGGTCTAGGATACATTGGCTTGCCAACAGCAGTAGTAATGGCCAACCATGGTGTCAATGTCACCGGCGTTGACATAAAGGCGGAGTCTGTCGACAAGATCAACCAGGGGTGCGTCACAATTGTCGAACCCGGTCTAGAAACGGGACTAAAGCAAGCCCTAGAGTCTGGAAACTTCAGGGCCACCACTGAAATGGTTAGGTCCGAAAACTTCATTATTGCAGTACCGACGCCATTCAATGACGACATGAGCGTCGACATGAAGTACATCTACTCGGCAGCTGAAAGCATTGCTCCGACCCTTCAGGGTGGCGAACTCATTGTCCTCGAATCTACTTCGCCTCCGACCACCACGGAGAAGATGGCAGAACGGATTCTCAAGCTACGTTCTGACCTGGCAGCTGATGGCTCTCACAACCCACAATCAAAACCAGTAATTTACTTCGCACACTGTCCCGAGCGCATTCTTCCCGGTAACGCGATGGAAGAACTTTTAACGAACGATCGCATCATTGGCGGTGTCACTCAAGAAGCTACACAGCGAGCACAACGTCTCTACAGTACATTCTGCAGTGGAAAGCTCTTGGCAACCAATGCTACAACAGCAGAAATGGCCAAACTCACGGAAAACTCTTTCCGGGATGTCAACATTGCATTCGCCAACGAGCTTTCGCTGATATGCGACCACCTAGATATCAATGTCTGGGAGCTGATCGATCTGGCCAATCACCACCCTCGCGTCAATATTCTCCAACCGGGCCCAGGTGTGGGGGGCCATTGCATAGCTGTGGACCCTTGGTTCATCGTTTCAACGGACCCAATACACTCGAAGCTCATCAAAACCGCCCGCTTGGTTAACGACAGCAAACCGAAATATGTGATTGACAAGGTGGCGTCAGCCATCGAAGGTTTGGAAGATCCGCGAGTTGCAGCACTTGGCCTCGCCTTCAAGGCAAACATCGACGATTTGAGAGAGTCGCCTTCGCTAGAAATTGTGAAAGAATTAGCATTTAGAAATCCAAAGGCTCAAGTGTCTGTAGTGGAGCCAAACATCTCGGTACTCCCAGATTCGCTTTCTCTCCTTCGAAATCTAACTCTCACGAGCCTTGAAGAGGCAATCAAAGAATCCGACATTGTAGTTGTCTTGGTCGACCACAAGGAATTCCTCGAGTACAAAACAGACCTTTCCGGAAAGGTGCTTGTTGACACCAAGGGAATCTGGGGAGAATCTACCCTACCCATTGGAAATCGGTGA
- a CDS encoding alkaline phosphatase D family protein, protein MSLLPRLSRRRFLQSTALAGTAVAAGTTRVQAATVPLPFLHGVASGDPLPTSVVLWTRITPDADALPGSGLGAATRVRWEVGIDAAFHHVVSSGEVRTDAASDHTIHVDPFDLEPDMVYFYRFTVLDGPHAGSQSPTGRTRTAPAFDSSPEQLTAAVASCANWESGYFSAYADMATRGRAGELDLVVFLGDYIYEYGRGEYVGKNGAVRPHEPAHEIITLQDYRIRHGHYRTDPDLQAAHAALPWVLIWDDHETADNSWREGAENHDPATEGAWLSRRDAALQAYLEWLPVRTASPSAGGHLYRSFRFGDLAELMMLDLRSYRDQPAAWSPTALADFNDPARTMMGSEQFEWLRRTIDTSPAHWTVIGSSVMFSPTNLLPLQQNPQTSSVAEFLGARTAAGIPMNPDQWDGFAADRGRLLELLRVSGRPALFLTGDIHSEWAHDVWAGDQLIGVELVCTSISAPNVDEILKLPADNAISHLAEALVREVNPHIRHVDLDAHGYSIARLRRDGVEMRWLRTVDVVVPGTGVETAIGLAWQPGRGFGI, encoded by the coding sequence ATGAGTTTGCTGCCCCGCCTGTCCCGTCGCCGCTTCCTGCAGTCCACCGCCCTGGCCGGTACCGCCGTGGCCGCGGGCACCACTCGGGTGCAGGCCGCGACCGTCCCGCTGCCGTTCCTCCACGGCGTGGCCTCGGGCGATCCGTTGCCCACCTCCGTGGTGTTGTGGACGCGCATCACCCCGGACGCCGACGCGCTCCCCGGTTCCGGCCTGGGTGCGGCGACGAGGGTGCGCTGGGAGGTGGGTATCGACGCCGCCTTCCACCACGTGGTCAGCTCCGGCGAGGTGCGTACCGACGCCGCCTCCGACCACACCATCCACGTCGACCCGTTCGACCTCGAGCCGGACATGGTGTACTTCTACCGCTTCACCGTCCTCGACGGCCCACACGCCGGCTCCCAGTCCCCGACCGGCCGCACGCGGACCGCCCCGGCCTTCGACTCCTCCCCCGAGCAGCTCACCGCCGCCGTGGCATCGTGTGCGAACTGGGAGTCCGGATACTTTTCGGCGTACGCCGACATGGCCACCCGCGGACGGGCAGGCGAGCTGGATCTGGTGGTCTTTCTCGGCGACTACATCTACGAGTACGGCCGGGGTGAGTACGTGGGCAAGAACGGGGCCGTCCGGCCCCATGAGCCCGCGCACGAGATCATCACTCTGCAGGACTACCGCATCCGCCACGGCCACTACCGCACGGACCCGGACCTGCAGGCCGCGCACGCCGCCCTGCCGTGGGTGCTCATCTGGGATGACCACGAGACCGCGGACAACTCCTGGCGCGAGGGCGCGGAGAATCATGATCCCGCCACGGAGGGTGCGTGGCTGTCGCGTCGCGACGCCGCCCTCCAGGCCTACCTCGAATGGCTCCCCGTCCGCACCGCCTCCCCATCGGCCGGTGGGCACCTCTACCGTTCTTTCCGCTTCGGTGATCTGGCCGAGCTGATGATGCTCGACCTGCGCAGTTACCGCGACCAGCCCGCCGCCTGGTCCCCGACCGCACTCGCCGACTTCAACGACCCCGCCCGCACCATGATGGGTTCCGAGCAGTTCGAGTGGCTGCGCCGCACCATCGACACCTCCCCCGCCCACTGGACCGTCATCGGCAGTTCGGTGATGTTCTCCCCCACCAACCTGCTGCCCCTGCAGCAGAACCCGCAGACCTCCTCAGTTGCCGAGTTCCTCGGCGCCCGCACAGCCGCCGGCATCCCCATGAACCCCGACCAGTGGGACGGCTTCGCCGCCGACCGAGGCCGCCTCCTCGAGCTGTTGCGCGTCAGCGGACGTCCCGCCCTGTTCCTCACCGGCGACATCCACTCCGAATGGGCCCACGACGTCTGGGCCGGCGACCAGCTCATCGGAGTGGAGCTGGTGTGCACGTCCATCTCCGCCCCCAACGTCGACGAGATACTCAAGCTCCCCGCCGATAATGCCATCTCCCACCTCGCCGAGGCCCTGGTCCGGGAAGTCAACCCGCACATCCGCCACGTGGATCTTGACGCCCACGGCTACTCGATCGCCCGGTTACGGCGGGACGGGGTGGAGATGAGGTGGCTGCGGACCGTGGACGTAGTGGTACCGGGAACTGGTGTCGAAACTGCCATCGGATTGGCCTGGCAGCCAGGTCGCGGTTTTGGAATCTGA